The following proteins are co-located in the Desulfatitalea tepidiphila genome:
- a CDS encoding rhomboid family intramembrane serine protease, whose protein sequence is MNRPSRKSILCPNCRKLISEDEARCPFCGIQTPGSRWKNNLLTRGWGSGDNLIRIIIYVNIGMYVLSWLIHPRMLGAGFNPLRLFSPDQNTLAALGATGTLLMNRGGGWWTLLTANYLHGSILHIFFNMMALYQIGPLIAQMYGAYRFLGIYTLSGVIGFWISYIAGIPLTIGASAALCGLIGAALYYGKSRGGMFGQAVYKQVGGWALFILLFGFMVPGINNWAHIGGMAAGAATGLVLSYNERSRETLAHRMLAGGCLLATVLALAWGLFRGVVFWLS, encoded by the coding sequence ATGAATCGTCCCTCGCGAAAGTCCATCCTGTGCCCCAACTGCCGCAAGTTGATCAGCGAAGATGAAGCCCGATGCCCGTTCTGCGGTATACAAACGCCCGGCTCCCGCTGGAAAAACAACCTGCTGACGCGCGGATGGGGCTCGGGAGACAACCTCATTCGCATCATCATCTATGTCAACATCGGGATGTACGTATTGAGCTGGCTGATCCATCCACGCATGCTGGGAGCCGGTTTCAATCCGTTGCGACTCTTCTCTCCGGATCAGAATACGCTGGCCGCGCTGGGTGCCACCGGCACGCTCCTGATGAACCGAGGCGGTGGATGGTGGACGTTATTGACGGCCAACTACCTGCACGGATCGATCCTGCATATCTTCTTCAACATGATGGCCCTGTACCAGATCGGCCCGCTCATCGCACAGATGTACGGCGCCTACCGGTTCCTGGGCATTTACACCCTGAGCGGGGTGATCGGCTTCTGGATCTCTTACATCGCCGGCATTCCCCTTACCATCGGGGCCTCTGCAGCCCTGTGCGGACTGATCGGCGCCGCCCTCTATTACGGTAAAAGCCGCGGCGGCATGTTCGGCCAGGCCGTGTACAAACAGGTCGGCGGCTGGGCGCTCTTCATCCTGCTGTTCGGGTTCATGGTTCCCGGCATCAACAACTGGGCCCACATCGGCGGCATGGCCGCCGGTGCCGCAACCGGCCTGGTGTTATCTTATAATGAACGCTCCCGAGAAACCCTCGCCCACCGGATGCTGGCCGGCGGCTGTTTACTGGCCACGGTTCTGGCGCTGGCCTGGGGCCTCTTTCGGGGCGTGGTGTTCTGGCTGAGTTGA
- a CDS encoding aldo/keto reductase produces the protein MELRQLGHTDIHMSPIIMGTWQAGKAMWTGIDDNDTRKAMRAALDAGINTFDTAEVYGNGHSERIIAEALADVRDRVVLASKVFSNHLKYDQVIASCNRSLKNLKTDHIDLYQIHWPAGTFGHPVVPVEETMRALNDLKAQGKIRAIGVSNFNRQQIEEASQYGAIESLQPPYSLFWRALEKDAGPYCSENGLSVLAYSPLAQGLLTGKFGPGHQFAKGDHRAGHRLFQPDHYARVQAALSQLRPIADVYGISLGQLALAWVTAQPNCFAIAGARNAEQAVQNAAAGEIRLKAADLEAMDRIGRTVTDHLDDNPVQWQW, from the coding sequence ATGGAACTACGCCAATTGGGACATACCGACATCCACATGTCGCCGATCATCATGGGCACCTGGCAGGCGGGCAAGGCGATGTGGACGGGCATCGACGACAATGACACCCGAAAGGCCATGCGCGCCGCCCTGGATGCCGGCATCAACACTTTCGATACAGCCGAAGTTTACGGCAACGGCCATTCGGAGCGTATCATCGCCGAAGCCCTCGCGGATGTGCGCGATCGCGTGGTTTTGGCCTCGAAGGTCTTTTCCAACCATCTCAAATACGACCAGGTGATCGCATCCTGCAACCGCTCCCTGAAAAACCTGAAAACCGACCATATCGATCTGTATCAGATTCATTGGCCGGCAGGGACGTTCGGCCATCCGGTGGTTCCCGTGGAAGAGACCATGCGCGCGCTCAACGATCTCAAGGCGCAGGGTAAAATCCGTGCCATCGGCGTCTCCAATTTCAACCGGCAGCAGATCGAGGAGGCGTCGCAGTATGGCGCCATCGAAAGCCTTCAGCCGCCCTACTCGCTTTTCTGGCGCGCGCTCGAAAAAGACGCCGGTCCGTACTGTTCCGAAAATGGTCTGAGTGTGCTGGCCTACTCCCCCCTGGCCCAGGGACTGCTCACCGGCAAATTCGGCCCCGGCCATCAGTTCGCCAAAGGCGACCATCGTGCCGGGCATCGTCTTTTTCAACCCGACCACTACGCGCGGGTGCAGGCCGCGCTGTCACAACTGCGGCCTATCGCCGATGTTTACGGCATCAGCCTCGGCCAACTGGCCCTGGCATGGGTGACCGCCCAACCCAATTGCTTCGCCATTGCAGGGGCGCGCAACGCCGAGCAGGCGGTTCAGAATGCGGCGGCGGGCGAAATCCGGCTCAAGGCGGCCGACCTCGAAGCCATGGACCGTATCGGCCGCACGGTGACCGACCATCTCGATGACAACCCGGTGCAGTGGCAGTGGTAG
- a CDS encoding helicase C-terminal domain-containing protein translates to MNPSFAISVRNLVELVLRSGDLSAEFRGSASAIEGIRAHQRIQRQRPAGYEAEVPVQVRVELAGVALDIGGRIDGVFPDAEPVVIEEIKSTLRSLKEIEAEPNEIHWAQAQCYAYMYARQEGLAEVDIQLTYLQLESERTLTLMRRFEVDALAIFFDDLVARYRQWVQWRFDWSRVRDRSLAALPFPYGAYRPGQRDMAVAVFRTIRDSGQLISQAATGIGKTMAVLYPTLKALGQGSTRKVIFLTARTTGRLAAQTALAELADAGMRLKWMCLTAKDKICFSPDSACSPDECPYAKGFFDRLNPAILAALDHDALERDTIEHLARDFQVCPFEFSLELVDWSDCIIADYNYAFDPTVRLKRLFEEGGRHDTLLVDEAHNLVDRSRQMFSADLNKQAVLELRGALKQEQPRMYKALGRVNAWLAALRKRCQEAGGTRVDADPPQGLVDRVRAFLKMADRWLRLNEPKAYRDGLLQFYFDSSRFVRVAENYSKAYATVAEARGRDLRVRLFCIDPSDQLIECWRRCRAAVFFSATLTPVDYFQSVLGISPDAGRLDLVSPFPTAHLAVFAATGISTLYRRREISRSAVSRAIADMVLQREGHYLFFFPSYEYLSMIRETFCDSHPDVDVIVQSSDMDEASRERFLARFTDRVERTLVGFAVMGGIFGEGIDLKGECLTGAAIVGVGLPGIDTERELIKAYYDLNGRRGFEYAYQYPGINRVLQAAGRVIRSETDRGVVLLIDERYAQRRYRTLLPANWQVRTLADLSRFKTLLNDFWDHSA, encoded by the coding sequence TTGAACCCCTCCTTTGCCATTTCCGTTCGCAACCTGGTCGAGCTTGTCCTTCGCAGCGGCGATTTGAGCGCCGAATTCCGGGGATCGGCCAGCGCCATCGAGGGCATTCGCGCCCATCAACGCATCCAACGGCAGCGGCCGGCCGGTTACGAAGCCGAAGTGCCGGTGCAGGTGCGTGTGGAATTAGCCGGTGTCGCCTTGGACATCGGCGGGCGCATCGACGGTGTTTTTCCCGACGCCGAACCGGTGGTGATCGAAGAGATCAAGAGTACCTTGCGTTCCCTGAAAGAGATCGAGGCCGAGCCCAACGAGATCCACTGGGCGCAGGCTCAATGCTACGCTTACATGTACGCCCGCCAGGAAGGGCTGGCAGAAGTCGACATCCAATTGACCTACCTGCAATTGGAGAGCGAGCGCACCCTGACGCTGATGCGCCGCTTCGAAGTCGATGCGCTGGCGATTTTCTTCGATGATCTGGTCGCCCGATACCGTCAATGGGTGCAATGGCGGTTCGATTGGTCCCGGGTCCGGGATCGAAGCCTCGCGGCCCTGCCGTTTCCTTATGGCGCGTATCGTCCCGGGCAACGGGACATGGCGGTGGCGGTCTTCAGGACCATCCGTGACAGCGGGCAGCTCATAAGCCAGGCAGCCACGGGGATCGGCAAGACCATGGCGGTCCTCTATCCCACGCTCAAGGCCCTGGGCCAGGGATCGACCCGCAAGGTGATCTTCTTGACCGCCCGCACGACCGGCCGACTGGCCGCGCAAACGGCCCTGGCCGAACTCGCGGACGCAGGTATGCGCCTGAAATGGATGTGTCTGACCGCCAAGGATAAGATCTGTTTTTCGCCTGACAGCGCCTGTTCGCCGGACGAATGCCCCTATGCCAAAGGTTTTTTCGATCGCCTCAACCCGGCCATCCTGGCGGCCCTGGACCACGACGCTCTGGAGCGCGACACCATCGAGCATCTGGCCCGTGATTTTCAGGTCTGCCCGTTCGAGTTTTCATTGGAACTGGTCGATTGGTCCGATTGCATTATCGCCGACTACAACTACGCCTTCGACCCCACGGTGCGGTTGAAGCGGCTGTTCGAAGAGGGTGGGCGGCACGATACGCTCCTGGTGGACGAGGCGCACAACCTGGTGGATCGCTCCCGGCAGATGTTCTCGGCCGATTTGAACAAGCAGGCGGTTCTCGAACTGCGCGGGGCGCTCAAACAAGAGCAGCCTCGCATGTACAAGGCCTTGGGACGGGTCAACGCCTGGTTGGCTGCACTGCGGAAGCGCTGCCAGGAGGCAGGCGGCACGCGGGTGGATGCGGATCCTCCGCAGGGGCTTGTCGACCGGGTGCGCGCCTTTCTCAAAATGGCCGATCGATGGTTGCGTCTCAACGAACCCAAGGCGTATCGGGACGGTTTGCTGCAATTTTATTTCGACAGCTCGCGGTTTGTCCGTGTGGCCGAGAACTACTCGAAGGCCTATGCGACCGTTGCCGAAGCCAGGGGCAGGGATCTTCGCGTTCGGCTCTTTTGTATCGATCCTTCCGATCAGCTGATCGAGTGCTGGCGGCGATGCCGGGCCGCCGTTTTTTTCTCCGCGACCTTGACACCCGTCGACTATTTTCAATCCGTTCTGGGGATCTCACCGGATGCCGGACGACTCGACCTGGTTTCTCCTTTTCCGACAGCACATCTGGCTGTTTTTGCCGCTACCGGGATTTCGACCCTGTACCGCCGCAGGGAAATTTCCCGGTCCGCCGTGAGTCGTGCCATCGCAGATATGGTATTGCAGCGGGAGGGCCACTATCTCTTTTTTTTCCCCTCCTACGAATATTTGAGCATGATCCGGGAAACCTTCTGCGACAGCCATCCAGATGTGGACGTCATCGTGCAGTCGAGCGACATGGACGAGGCCTCCCGGGAACGCTTTCTGGCGCGCTTCACCGACCGGGTGGAGCGCACCCTGGTGGGATTTGCGGTGATGGGCGGCATTTTCGGCGAAGGGATCGATTTGAAAGGAGAGTGCCTGACAGGCGCCGCCATCGTGGGCGTCGGCCTGCCGGGCATCGACACGGAACGCGAATTGATCAAGGCCTACTATGACCTGAACGGACGGCGGGGTTTTGAATACGCCTACCAGTATCCAGGCATCAACCGGGTGCTGCAGGCCGCCGGCCGGGTCATACGCTCGGAGACGGACCGTGGCGTGGTGCTGCTGATCGACGAGCGATATGCCCAGCGGCGCTATCGGACCCTCCTGCCCGCCAACTGGCAAGTCCGGACGCTTGCCGATCTTTCCCGGTTCAAAACGCTCTTGAACGATTTTTGGGACCATTCCGCCTGA